The segment aaatatataaatcaaaagaaaatgcaAGTGTCATCAAGAAACAAAAACCAATAGgagtaaaagaagaagaagaaaaatagagAAATGTTAGAAGTAAATAGTTTTGCCAAGAAAGCTATAGTTTGGTGCCTTGTGTTGCAAGCCCTTATAATTCAAGGAGACTCGATTGAAAGTGGAGATGTGAGTTTCTCTATAATGTTAAGAAACGAAATGTACGGCTTAAGACGTCCATTGGTTGTCTACCGGTGCAAGTCGTCTGGAAAATCTCTCCGGTGGCACCAATCATATCGCAAACAGGAGTTTACATGGGATTTTGAAGTCCCGCCATTTGGAAACGGCGTGGTCATTCACCAGTGCCACTTCATGTCGAGCCAAGGGACAGCGGATGTCATTATCAAGACGTTGTCGATGACATCGATCTTGTGCGGAGGACATGTGTGTAAATATGTTATTGGGCCGAACGGTATATATTTCGTTGGTTTTGAGACCTATTATCCGCACAATATTTTCTTAAGATTTGTGGAGTTGGTAAGGCCTGTTGTCAAGCTTGTTGAGCCATGGAAGGCGTGGTCACCGCGGCAGCTAAAAGAGTTTCGAGCGGAACGCAACCGCACCAGGTCAGAGGATGATGACGACATGGTATACAACGATTAGGCATAGAACAAATAATTCCTGCAATGACACCAAAtagcaaaaatttaaaaatttaaaaagaaaagagagaagataTGTTGAACAATATAGgagttagttttatttatatgatatgtACAAGTTGATATGTAGTGTCTTTTTGTGTCTTAAGCTTTAACATAATCtgtcgaccaaaaaaaaaaaaattcttcattCTGTAACATAATTTGGAAATGCTAGTCGCGTTTATGTATTTGGCATTTTTAATCTCCATATTCATGCATGTGGTGAACTAATTGTCTCGTCCTTTGTCTGGCCTGACTAGTTTGTGTTAAGGACGTATTTCACGTGCACATCGCCTAGTTTGACCTTTTATGTAGATTtgtagtttttcttttctcacaAGTGTACACCTTCTAGTTTGGGAAAaacaaagtcttttttttttccttttgagaAAGGCGGAAAAACAAAGACTTTTCTCAAGTGATATTATCatatcaaaccaggatgagtttactttttttttttttggtaaaaatgttaaaatatcattaccaattttaatttttgacagAATTACAGGGTAAACAAgaagcaaaaaataaaaacaactacACTAACTAAACAACAACTCAAATTGAACAAGATAGGGAAGATACAACCAGCTAAAAACCCACACGAAGGAACCAACAGAGTAGGTACTAGTCGCTTGCCGCAAAAGGATGAACCGCAGTGAATACAAGATCCTGAGCCCGGTAAAAAGGATGAGTTTACTTCAAAACAAAATCCTTCAAAAATAACGTAAAATTAACAGtcattttatttaattgatttccaaaatataaaaatactattcatTCTTGTGATTTCAAACTTAAAACGAcatattttgtatattattgtcagagaaaaaatcaaaaatgttaTAACTAAATATGTGGATGTAGGAGAATGACTTGTTCTTTTCCTCCCCCTTGACGCGCTATTATGGTAGTTAGgcatgggcgttcgggtacTCGTTGGCATTTGGGCTGGGTTTTTCGAATTTCGATTCTCTTTTGTAACACTTCCTATGTCTCATTCTAGTAAATTTGCAAGTACAAATCGGGTTCGGATATAACACATCGGGTTCATGTCGGTTTTGTATCACATCATAAAACCCATAAAGTAAATCATATATCATTCGGATTCGGGTTATATCGGATCGGTTGGGATATACCCGaaataaaatctcaaatttaaaagcaaaacataagaaatatatatttatttatataattaagtatttaaggtagttatttaaattttaaatacttattgttagataacatatcaaaataaatatgaaattgaatatttgaagtatatattcatGTTTCATATAATTACATTGTGTATTATTTTGGACATTCGGATCGGTTTCTTCGGATATCTTTTcggattttttggttttttcggtTTTTTCGGGTTACCCGTTAGGGTTCGGTTAGTAACATTTCGGATTGTAATATGTTCTGTACCACTTTACAAGAcccatttgaatattttttacatttaggACCGGGTACGGATCAGAttttttggttcgggttcggtttggatttcgTGCTATGAATTTTATGCCCATGCCTAATGGTAACCGTTACAAATCTAAAACTAGAAATTTATGGGTGAAcaagaaataaagaaga is part of the Brassica rapa cultivar Chiifu-401-42 chromosome A09, CAAS_Brap_v3.01, whole genome shotgun sequence genome and harbors:
- the LOC103837189 gene encoding uncharacterized protein LOC103837189 is translated as MLEVNSFAKKAIVWCLVLQALIIQGDSIESGDVSFSIMLRNEMYGLRRPLVVYRCKSSGKSLRWHQSYRKQEFTWDFEVPPFGNGVVIHQCHFMSSQGTADVIIKTLSMTSILCGGHVCKYVIGPNGIYFVGFETYYPHNIFLRFVELVRPVVKLVEPWKAWSPRQLKEFRAERNRTRSEDDDDMVYND